The Saccharopolyspora gloriosae genome has a segment encoding these proteins:
- a CDS encoding ferredoxin, whose product MRLSIDPGKCSGHARCVARAPDLFDVDDEGVSFVLVDEVGPELAEDARKAVDVCPERAISLDAD is encoded by the coding sequence ATGCGCCTTTCGATCGACCCCGGCAAGTGCTCGGGTCACGCGCGGTGCGTCGCGCGCGCGCCGGACCTGTTCGACGTGGACGACGAGGGTGTCTCCTTCGTCCTCGTCGACGAGGTAGGTCCGGAATTGGCGGAGGACGCCCGCAAGGCGGTCGACGTCTGCCCGGAACGGGCGATCTCGCTCGACGCGGACTGA
- a CDS encoding PaaX family transcriptional regulator C-terminal domain-containing protein, translating into MVQPSRRTTATNGPSAKAAARPAVTTGSARSMLITVLGELVHPSGQPVWTSSLLYMLVGMGIEQRTARQAISRASASGWITGHRQGREVCWELTESGKNLMDDGAKRVYSLHADSGPWDGNWLILLVTIPEAQRSMRKMLYTALDWEGFGNPTPGVWVSPHIDREAQARKVIDDLDLKASTLAFIGKASDVGQAEQEIVDLAWDLSEVTEKYEELLIRYSGMQPAQGDPLLFTHVKLVNEWQRFPFMDPQLPAELLPNWIGRRAAVLFHQLREAWYEDAQQRWREVLKETSPA; encoded by the coding sequence ATGGTGCAACCGAGTCGACGCACGACTGCGACCAACGGCCCGTCGGCCAAAGCGGCCGCGCGGCCCGCAGTCACGACGGGCAGCGCCCGTTCCATGCTGATCACCGTGCTGGGCGAGCTGGTGCACCCCAGCGGGCAACCGGTGTGGACGTCGTCGCTGCTGTACATGCTCGTCGGCATGGGAATCGAACAGCGCACCGCGCGGCAGGCGATCTCCCGGGCCTCGGCATCCGGCTGGATCACCGGGCATCGCCAGGGACGCGAAGTGTGCTGGGAGCTGACCGAAAGCGGCAAGAACCTGATGGACGACGGCGCCAAGCGCGTCTACTCGTTGCACGCCGACTCCGGTCCGTGGGACGGGAACTGGCTGATCCTGCTGGTCACCATCCCCGAAGCGCAGCGCTCGATGCGCAAGATGCTCTACACCGCGCTCGACTGGGAAGGCTTCGGAAATCCGACCCCAGGAGTCTGGGTCTCACCGCACATCGATCGCGAGGCCCAGGCCCGGAAGGTCATCGACGATCTCGACCTGAAGGCGTCCACCCTCGCGTTCATCGGGAAGGCGAGCGACGTCGGCCAGGCCGAGCAGGAGATCGTCGACCTCGCCTGGGACCTCAGCGAGGTCACCGAGAAGTACGAGGAGCTGCTGATCCGCTACAGCGGCATGCAGCCCGCCCAAGGCGACCCGCTGCTGTTCACCCACGTGAAGCTCGTCAACGAATGGCAGCGATTCCCGTTCATGGACCCGCAACTGCCGGCCGAACTGCTGCCAAACTGGATCGGCAGGCGCGCCGCGGTGCTGTTCCACCAACTCCGCGAGGCGTGGTACGAGGACGCCCAGCAACGTTGGCGGGAAGTGCTCAAGGAAACCTCCCCGGCCTGA
- a CDS encoding SCP2 sterol-binding domain-containing protein yields the protein MGVFKDESEVYRYVGRIFQVSMEDPELGPKLRKVGSVLKLNQTDPESTIVIDFGEGVVQLGENDANKVTSPIDAELDMEADVAHRFWLGKINVALAMAKGQIRNKGKVSAVMKIVPHTKPLFATYEKILRDAGREDLVDAVK from the coding sequence ATGGGCGTGTTCAAGGACGAATCCGAGGTCTACCGGTATGTCGGACGCATCTTCCAGGTGAGCATGGAGGACCCCGAGCTCGGTCCGAAGCTCCGCAAGGTGGGCTCGGTGCTCAAGCTGAACCAGACCGATCCCGAGTCGACGATCGTGATCGATTTCGGCGAGGGCGTTGTGCAGCTCGGCGAGAACGACGCCAACAAGGTCACCAGCCCGATCGACGCTGAACTCGACATGGAAGCCGATGTCGCGCATCGCTTCTGGCTCGGCAAGATCAACGTCGCGCTGGCGATGGCCAAGGGTCAGATCCGCAACAAGGGCAAGGTGTCGGCCGTGATGAAGATCGTGCCGCACACCAAGCCGCTTTTCGCCACCTACGAGAAGATCTTGCGCGACGCCGGGCGCGAAGATCTGGTCGACGCGGTGAAGTAG
- a CDS encoding aldehyde dehydrogenase, translating to MAVVHDSLFIDGSWVTPASDRRIQVVNATTEESLGSVPEATNADVDRAVQAARRAFDDSGWATTDPAERAAVLNRFADALEKRSEQLTRTVSMQNGMPVSLSEQFEGGYVVALLRYYAGLAASAESEERRPSPLGFDTLVQRTPIGVVAGIVPWNYPVLLAVTKIGPALAAGCTLVLKPSPGTVLDSFILAEAAEEAGVPPGVINWVPGGRELGDYLVKHPGIDKVAFTGSTAAGRTIAENCGRLMRPVNLELGGKSAALILDDADLDKVTDGLFFASLANNGQTCMACTRILAPSSRYDEVVDALTVSLSSLKIGDPLDPATQLGPLASAEHRERVEGYIAKGRAEGSKVALGGGRPLGIDKGWFVEPTIFADVDNSATVAREEIFGPVLSVIKYDSDDDAVKIANDSEYGLGGSVWSADSERAISLARQVQTGTIGVNGYVIDLNAPFGGVKASGIGREFGPEALAGYQQLKSIYLPG from the coding sequence ATGGCAGTGGTCCATGACAGTCTTTTCATCGACGGCAGTTGGGTGACGCCCGCCAGCGATCGCCGGATCCAGGTGGTCAACGCGACGACCGAGGAATCGCTGGGGAGCGTGCCGGAAGCCACGAACGCCGACGTGGACCGCGCCGTCCAGGCCGCTCGTCGAGCTTTCGACGATTCCGGTTGGGCCACCACGGATCCGGCCGAGCGTGCCGCGGTGCTCAACAGGTTCGCGGACGCGCTGGAGAAGCGTTCCGAGCAGCTGACCCGGACGGTCAGCATGCAGAACGGGATGCCGGTCAGCCTGAGCGAGCAGTTCGAGGGCGGCTACGTGGTGGCGCTGCTGCGCTACTACGCGGGCCTGGCCGCTTCGGCGGAGTCCGAGGAACGGCGTCCGTCCCCGCTGGGATTCGACACGCTCGTGCAGCGCACACCGATCGGTGTCGTAGCCGGGATCGTGCCTTGGAATTACCCGGTACTGCTGGCGGTCACGAAGATCGGTCCCGCGCTGGCCGCCGGGTGCACGCTCGTGCTCAAGCCGTCGCCGGGAACGGTGTTGGACAGCTTCATCCTCGCGGAAGCCGCCGAGGAAGCGGGCGTTCCGCCCGGGGTGATCAACTGGGTGCCGGGTGGCCGGGAGCTCGGCGACTACCTGGTCAAGCACCCTGGCATCGACAAGGTCGCGTTCACCGGCTCCACGGCGGCGGGCCGGACGATCGCGGAGAACTGCGGACGTCTGATGCGTCCGGTCAACCTGGAGCTCGGCGGCAAGTCCGCCGCGCTCATCCTCGACGACGCCGACCTGGACAAGGTCACCGACGGCCTGTTCTTCGCCTCGCTGGCCAACAACGGCCAGACCTGCATGGCGTGCACTCGCATTCTCGCCCCCAGCAGCCGCTACGACGAGGTCGTTGATGCGCTGACCGTCTCGCTGTCCTCGCTGAAGATCGGTGACCCGCTGGATCCGGCCACGCAGCTCGGTCCGCTCGCCTCGGCCGAGCACCGCGAGCGGGTCGAGGGCTACATCGCCAAGGGACGTGCGGAAGGCTCGAAGGTGGCGCTCGGCGGTGGCCGCCCGCTCGGCATCGACAAGGGCTGGTTCGTGGAGCCCACGATCTTCGCGGACGTCGACAACTCGGCGACGGTCGCCCGTGAGGAGATCTTCGGCCCGGTGTTGTCGGTGATCAAGTACGACAGCGACGACGACGCGGTGAAGATAGCGAACGATTCCGAGTACGGGCTCGGCGGCAGCGTCTGGTCCGCGGATTCGGAACGCGCGATCAGCCTGGCCCGTCAGGTGCAGACCGGGACGATCGGCGTGAACGGCTACGTCATCGACCTGAACGCGCCGTTCGGCGGTGTCAAGGCCAGCGGTATCGGCCGCGAGTTCGGCCCGGAGGCGCTGGCGGGCTACCAGCAGCTGAAGTCCATCTACCTGCCGGGCTGA
- a CDS encoding NAD(P)-dependent alcohol dehydrogenase — MQITAAVVREAEKPFQIEELELDEPRADEILVKVHSAGVCHTDIGVRNQWLPVPLPVVLGHEGAGVVEAVGKDVTKVEPGDKVVLSYGSCGNCTMCNRGDPSYCEQFVLRNVAGTRTDGTTALHGQGGDVNGFFFSQSSFATYAITLESNTVKLDPETDLSIVGPLGCGIQTGAGTVLNRLKPQAGSSLVVFGVGAVGLAALMAAKVAGCTKIIAVDLVPDRLALAEELGATHTINGKTSEDVVAEIQAITGRGADFSVDTTAVTSVVRQAVGCLALKGTCATLGFGTAGTEIQVDMLEFLMAGRTITGVTEGDARPDEFIPQMIELNKQGRFPYDRLITAYEFDDINKACEDAESGKTIKPVLKLV; from the coding sequence ATGCAGATCACTGCTGCGGTGGTCCGCGAGGCGGAGAAACCGTTCCAAATCGAGGAACTCGAACTCGACGAACCTCGCGCCGACGAGATCCTGGTCAAGGTGCACTCGGCCGGTGTCTGCCACACCGACATCGGTGTGCGCAACCAGTGGTTGCCAGTGCCGCTGCCGGTCGTGCTGGGGCACGAGGGCGCCGGTGTCGTCGAGGCCGTCGGCAAGGACGTCACCAAGGTCGAACCGGGCGACAAGGTCGTGCTGAGCTACGGGTCCTGCGGCAACTGCACGATGTGCAACCGTGGCGACCCCAGCTACTGCGAGCAGTTCGTGCTGCGCAACGTCGCGGGCACCCGGACGGACGGCACGACCGCTCTGCACGGCCAAGGCGGGGACGTGAACGGCTTCTTCTTCAGCCAGTCTTCGTTCGCCACGTACGCGATCACGCTGGAGAGCAACACCGTCAAACTGGATCCGGAGACCGATCTCTCCATTGTGGGGCCGTTGGGCTGCGGCATTCAGACCGGCGCGGGCACGGTGCTCAACCGGCTGAAGCCGCAGGCGGGAAGCAGCCTGGTGGTGTTCGGCGTCGGTGCGGTCGGATTGGCTGCGCTGATGGCGGCCAAGGTCGCCGGCTGCACCAAGATCATTGCCGTGGACCTGGTGCCGGACCGGCTGGCGCTGGCCGAGGAGCTGGGCGCCACGCACACGATCAACGGGAAGACCAGTGAGGACGTGGTGGCCGAGATCCAGGCCATCACTGGTCGCGGGGCGGACTTCTCGGTGGACACGACGGCGGTCACGTCCGTCGTCCGGCAGGCGGTCGGCTGCCTTGCGTTGAAGGGGACCTGCGCGACGCTGGGTTTCGGAACCGCGGGCACCGAGATCCAGGTCGACATGCTGGAGTTCCTGATGGCAGGACGCACCATCACCGGCGTCACGGAGGGCGACGCCCGACCGGATGAGTTCATCCCGCAGATGATCGAGCTCAACAAGCAGGGCCGGTTCCCTTACGACCGGCTGATCACCGCTTACGAGTTCGACGACATCAACAAGGCATGCGAGGACGCGGAGTCGGGCAAGACCATCAAGCCCGTCCTGAAGTTGGTGTAG
- a CDS encoding cytochrome P450: MRKSCPVAHSSEHGGFYALSRYKDVYEASHQPESFSSFPVTIPPFGNPTPMIPIEADPPRHRNYRALVGRQFSPKSVANVEPQMREMITSIIDGFSGTSEVDLAKEVAVPLPLRAILELYLGVPEKDWDMLKDQFLVLLQPDPALSDDDNTERALEAGLHCQKYFAEMLENLRVNGYGSDLISDLAQAEIEGERLDDDEIFGFCLVLVPAGFDTTASVLSRLLLMFAEQPELRTRFENIVDDPDKLDLAIEELVRFMPPQPGVARNVTEKCTFLGQDFEEGDRLLLLWPSANHDPEEFENPDELVLDRSPNRHLGFGSGIHRCLGAHLARLELRVFLQEFLKRVPRYDVTPGQEAVWHTGNTWGVKKLPVTFESWSAV, translated from the coding sequence ATGCGGAAGTCCTGCCCTGTCGCGCACAGTTCGGAGCACGGGGGCTTCTACGCACTGTCGCGTTACAAGGACGTCTACGAAGCGTCGCACCAGCCGGAGTCCTTCTCATCGTTCCCGGTGACGATTCCGCCGTTCGGCAACCCGACCCCGATGATCCCGATCGAGGCCGACCCGCCGCGCCACCGCAACTACCGGGCTCTGGTCGGGCGGCAGTTCAGCCCGAAGTCGGTGGCGAACGTCGAACCGCAGATGCGCGAGATGATCACCAGCATCATCGACGGTTTCAGCGGCACCTCCGAGGTGGACCTGGCCAAGGAAGTCGCCGTGCCGCTGCCGCTGCGGGCGATTCTGGAGTTGTACCTGGGTGTCCCGGAGAAGGACTGGGACATGCTCAAGGACCAGTTCCTCGTCCTGTTGCAGCCCGACCCCGCGCTCAGCGACGACGACAACACGGAGCGCGCGCTGGAAGCGGGCCTGCACTGCCAGAAGTACTTCGCCGAGATGCTGGAGAACCTCCGGGTCAATGGGTACGGCAGTGACCTGATCAGTGATCTGGCTCAGGCCGAGATCGAGGGCGAGCGCCTGGACGACGACGAGATCTTCGGGTTCTGTCTGGTGCTGGTACCGGCCGGGTTCGACACCACGGCGAGCGTGCTGAGCCGGCTGCTGCTGATGTTCGCCGAACAGCCCGAGCTGCGTACCCGGTTCGAGAACATCGTCGACGATCCCGACAAGCTGGACCTCGCCATCGAAGAGCTGGTCCGCTTCATGCCGCCGCAGCCGGGTGTCGCCCGCAACGTCACGGAGAAGTGCACCTTCCTGGGGCAGGACTTCGAGGAGGGCGACCGGCTGCTGCTGCTGTGGCCATCCGCGAACCACGATCCCGAGGAGTTCGAGAACCCGGACGAGCTGGTGCTGGACCGGTCGCCCAACCGTCACCTCGGCTTCGGCTCGGGCATCCACCGCTGCCTTGGCGCCCACCTCGCTCGGCTGGAGCTGCGGGTCTTCTTGCAGGAGTTCCTGAAGCGGGTGCCGCGCTACGACGTGACTCCGGGGCAGGAAGCGGTGTGGCACACGGGCAACACCTGGGGCGTGAAGAAACTGCCGGTGACCTTCGAATCCTGGAGTGCCGTCTGA
- a CDS encoding NAD(P)/FAD-dependent oxidoreductase yields MSAAHLVVVGASLAGLRAVESARKSGHPGRITLIGDEPHLPYDRPPLSKDFLAADIRPKPALHWGEARFAELEVDLRLGRRASELDIGERRISVGGELIEYDGLVIATGAAARSLPGAEGLRGVHTLRTLDDARAVRAALDGGARTLVVGGGFIGSEVAAAARRRGLPVTLVEAMPVPLVRAVGPEIGSAVARLHEENGVDLRCGITVTGVSGTDRVEQVDLSDGSVLDVDLVVVGIGAVPETDWLRSSGLDVDDGVVCDETLSAGTPGVYAAGDVARWRSGLFGRSLRVEHWTAAAEQGALAARNALGSAAAERYDEVPYFWSDCYDRKMQFAGVAEGVEEVHIAAGDLESAKFTALYRRDDRIVGAFTMNNPGHSAKCQRLIAQRSGWQDALKLIGARRLAR; encoded by the coding sequence ATGAGTGCGGCGCACCTGGTCGTGGTCGGCGCGTCGCTCGCGGGTCTGCGGGCGGTGGAATCGGCCCGCAAGTCCGGTCATCCAGGCCGCATCACCCTCATCGGCGATGAGCCCCACCTGCCCTACGATCGTCCGCCGCTCTCCAAGGATTTCCTTGCCGCCGATATTAGGCCGAAGCCCGCATTGCACTGGGGCGAAGCGCGTTTCGCGGAGCTCGAGGTGGATCTGCGCCTGGGCAGGCGAGCGTCCGAATTGGACATCGGGGAGCGCCGCATCTCCGTAGGCGGTGAGCTGATCGAGTACGACGGCTTGGTCATCGCGACGGGGGCGGCGGCTCGATCATTGCCCGGCGCGGAGGGCCTCCGCGGCGTGCACACCCTGCGCACGCTCGACGATGCCCGTGCCGTCCGGGCCGCGCTCGATGGCGGAGCGCGCACTCTGGTCGTGGGCGGTGGCTTCATCGGCTCGGAGGTCGCCGCCGCGGCGCGTCGGCGGGGTTTGCCGGTCACGCTGGTGGAGGCGATGCCGGTGCCGTTGGTGCGCGCGGTCGGTCCCGAGATCGGTTCGGCGGTCGCCAGGCTGCACGAGGAGAACGGGGTCGATCTCCGCTGCGGCATCACGGTCACGGGCGTCAGCGGGACGGATCGGGTGGAGCAGGTGGACCTGTCCGACGGCAGCGTGCTGGACGTCGACCTGGTCGTCGTGGGCATCGGTGCCGTACCGGAGACGGACTGGTTGCGTTCGTCCGGACTTGATGTCGACGACGGCGTGGTGTGCGACGAGACCCTGAGCGCGGGGACCCCCGGTGTCTACGCCGCGGGGGACGTCGCCAGGTGGCGGAGCGGCCTGTTCGGCAGGTCGCTGCGGGTGGAGCACTGGACAGCAGCCGCAGAGCAGGGAGCCCTGGCGGCGCGCAACGCCCTCGGGTCCGCCGCAGCGGAACGCTACGACGAGGTGCCCTACTTTTGGTCCGACTGCTACGACCGGAAGATGCAGTTCGCCGGTGTGGCGGAGGGCGTCGAGGAGGTCCACATCGCCGCCGGTGACCTCGAATCCGCCAAGTTCACCGCGTTGTACCGCCGGGATGACCGCATTGTCGGCGCATTCACCATGAACAACCCGGGGCACAGCGCCAAGTGCCAGCGGCTGATCGCCCAGCGGTCCGGTTGGCAGGACGCGCTCAAGCTGATCGGCGCCCGCCGCCTGGCTCGCTGA